The window TTATTTGAAGACACCCAAGGAAGTTCGACCAAATGCATTAATAACAGCCTCTGATATTATAAGAGACAATGAATCTTTACAATATGAATTTAGTAAAATAGACGTCCCATATATTGACCCCAGTATGCCTATTAGCgccaaaaatttaaaagatggAATTGAAATCTATCCAAGCACAAAAGTCTTATTGTCCTGGGCTTTAAACATTAATTCTgttcatttttttgaaattagaGTTTCATCACTAGATTTCTTAAAGGCTTATTTGGGTGGGAGTTTGGAAATTCAGAAAAGCTTTGTACAAAGTCAAATCCAAGAATATCAAGAGGGTATTGCTGAATCTGATAAAAGCTTTAATATGTTTCAAACTTTGCTAGAGTATAATCCtgatttgaatttaaaCCCTTACAAACTATTTTTCAGTGTCGAATTATTGATATACTTGTTTCATGATGATGAAACTGGAGAATTGAAGAGAATTTCAAGATCAATTAACTCTGGATCTTCTGAAGATTCGGAAAATATGACGTCTATTCAATCGTTGTGcgaattatttttaacatatCTATCTTTAAGGGACATTCGTATTTCCTTGTCGTATTTATCCCTATTAGCGTACTGGATTTTTGCAGATTTCCAAGCGGACaatgattttcttttttccaaagCTAATGTAAACCAGTTTATCAGTTTGTCGACACAAAGCGATGATGGTaacattttaataaaatgtatGATTATTATGCTGTTGGGTATTTCTTACGAGTTTTGTACCAAGGATTCCTTTATTCCAAGGGCAGAATACCACGATACTTTACTGAAAATGATTGGTTTGGACAATTATAGGTTTAGGGTAAAGCAATTTGTTGATAACACTTTATTTGTGGAAGCAGCAGAGATAAACTTTTATTCACCAGGATACGACGAGACTGGATTACctaagattttttttagtccgttatttgttgatttgattaaaaaaaacttttatcaAATCCAAACCGCTTTAAATCGTGACCCAACAGTTGAGCCTAAAGAAAAGTTATCCTTCAAAGTTTTCGAACAGACTCAGTCAGAATGCGCCAAACttgaaaaagaattgaatGATTCTAATACAAAGAATGGAAGAGAGATTGAcgatttgaaaaatagtTTAACCATCCTAACTAAAGATTACGATGAATTATctgaaaattttaattctttgactacagaaaggaaaaatttgGACAATGAAATGTTAAGAGTTAAAACTGAATTGGATAAAACCCTAATTAATTTGAGAGAAATTAcaagtgaaaaaaatgctTTGATGaacaataaattgaaaaatgaaaaacaaaaggaaaatttgGATAAGTTGTTAATTTCTAAAGGTCAAGAACTGGAAAAAATGCAAAAAGAACTAACTACGGtcaaaagtgaaaaaagtAAAGCAGATGATGGCATTAATAAGATGAATCGGGAATTGATGAAATTAACTAAATCCAGCCAAGCTTTAAAGGATGAAATTGAAGAATTGAAAGCGACAAAtgaaaagttgaaaaaaaattatcaaaaagaGATTGAATctttgaacaaaaaaataactggAAAGGAATCTGACTTTGACCTAGAAAAGAGGAAAGTTGCTGAATTGCAAAATAAACTTTCCCGTGCTGAAATGGAAAAGAATACCTTACAAAGGGAATTGGATGACTTAAGACCTAGATTTAAAAGTAATGATGAATTAGTTTCGAAGTTGACTGAGAAATTAAAGTCCTTAGCACTAAATACTAAAACAATCTCTGCGGAAAAAGAATCTTTATTACAACaattaaaatcttttgaGAATACCAAAAATGAACAACTTGTGGAATTACAAACAAAATACGATAATTTAGAATTAGAAAAGAACgatttagaaaatgaaagaaaTGATTTATTGAGCAGTATTGATTCATTCGAGGAGGAAATCAAGGTTAAAACTAACCAGTTGAAAGATAAGGATACCGAATTAAACACATCAAGGTTAAACAATGAAATGGAGATTTCTAAATTAAAGGAGGGCCTAGCTACCGAatctaataaaattgaaaaaaataaatctctTTACGAGAATTCTATTAAAGAATTGGAGGAAAAGCTGGCTAGTAAGGAACAAGAAATGGAGAATTCTTTATCTCAGCTTAAAGATACAAAATGCGAATGCGATAACTTGACgattgaattaaaaaaaataagttcTGAACAGAAAAGGGTAGCTGGAGAATTAGAGGAAAAAAGAGCAGAATTAGATGACTTAACTACAAATTTGGAGtctaaagaagaaaatttgAAAGAGTCTACTAAAAAGTACCAAGAACTTCAAACTACTCTagatttacaaaataaagattatgaattaaaattaagtGGAGCAACTCAAAAATTAACGGAGAAAAGTGATGAATTAAATgtaattattgaaaataaggTCACCTTGGAAAAGATTTTGGATGAAACTAAAGCAAAATTTGTCGAGTCTGATAAAGGCAATAAAAGTGAAATTACCAAATTGAAAGAGATTATAAATGTGTTACAAGCCAAAAATGAAACTATTTCTAAGGAAAAGACAGATGTCGAATCGAAATTACAAGAATCTAAAAAATCTGTTTCTGATCAGTTACCTATTCTCAAACAATTAGAAGAGGAAAATTTCGAACTTAAGAGAAATTTAGAATCgatgaaaaatgaaaatattgctCATGAAAAATCAAACAAAGGAAACGAAAAACTTCTTTCTGACTTGCGAGCCACTCTCGATTCTttaaaagaggaaaaatcACAAGTTGAGGGCAAATTAAATCAAGTGCAAACGGATTTAGAAAAGAATAAACAGGAAATGCAacttttggaaaaaaagtCGGTGAAACTAGAAGAAGATTTAGCTGGGTTAAATGAAGAGAATAATacgataaaaaaagaagctGAAAAGAGGAAAGAAGAAATGAAGGAACATATTTCTAAGCTAGCTGTTTTAAAAGATGAAAACTCTAAGCATCAGCAGCTACTAAAAGACCATGAATCAAATatggaaaaatttaaagaagAGAACACCAACTTAGTTACCGAGAAGGAATCGTTAGCGAAGAAAATGTCTGAAGAAGTTATGAATTTGGAAGAGaaggtaaaaaaattgcaacAAGATTTGAAAGCTAAATCACAATCCTTTGAGAAGGAAAGAAAACTATTGAATGAAGGGTCTAACTCAATAACCCAGGAATATtctgaaaaaataactaaattGGAAGAACAAATTGCCAAAATGGAATTTGAACAAGCTGACAAAAACGGAAAAGTGGAACAGGATAAGGTGAACTTGGAAGAATGTAtcaaggaaaaagaaaaggagcTTGAAGAgtttaaaagtaaattatCTCAAATGACTACTAATGCTGATAACTTGGAAAAGGAGTTGACTGCTGCCAAAGTTGAAAACAGCTCAATTAACCTTAAAAACCAAGAAAAATGGGAGGAGTTAACTAAAAAATTCTTAATGAAGAAAGACGatttggaaaagaaaattattgaaacaAAAGAATTAGAAACCCAATTAAAATCAAGTCAAAACttacatttaaaaatggaagATGAATTGAAATTGCTCAAGGAAGAGAAACTAGTTTTGGATGCAAACTTAAAACGTTTAGAAGAGGataataaggaaaaaattttgaattttgaaACTAAATTTGAACaatgtgaaaaaaatttagacTCCactaccaaaaaaatacaatctACTGAGAAAGAACTTGAAGAATTAAGGGAAAAGTTTAATACGAAAAGCGAAGAGAGTGCCAATTTGCAAACTGAATTAgaatcaacaaaaaaagaactgGAACGTATGAAGATGTTGTCCAGTGAATTGGaatgttttaaaaccaAGGTTTCCAAGAAAGAAGCTGAGATCAAAGAGATTTCCTTGGATAGAGAAAGGTATAAAGCATCGGAATTAACTTTGGAAGATcaaaatggaaaattaaaacaacagCTTGAAGAGTTAAAAACAGAACttacaaaacaaaaagaattaaCTAAAAGTATTAAGGAAGAAAATGCTAAAAAGGAGGCTGAATTTCAAGGCgaaattaacaaaattaaCGTTGAATTACAGTcttggaaagaaaaaaaagttactgATAGAACAGAACTTGATGAGTTGATGTTATTAGTTGACGACTTGGATGAAACAAATAAGATTTATAAGGAAAAATTGAAAGCATTAGGCCAAGAGTTTTCTAGTGACGAAGAAGTTGACGATGAAGACTATAGTAACGATGAAGACTATAGTAACGATGAAGagacaaaataataatataatttaattttatgcttaagggaaaaataaaaacttgtataaattataaaataaatagataaacaccaataaatttaaatctaATTTTTATCATAAAAAGTTGAGTTATTGTGCCTTTGTGGATCTGGCATTTTATGAATACGGATATCATCAGAATTACCATTCAAGTTAGCAATCTTGCCAATATCTTGTGGTGTGATAATGATTGTTTGAGTCCTATTATCAGATGACAATTTTTCCATGATTAATTTAGTACCAATTGTTCTGTTAACCTGATCCATGAAAACATCAAACTCATCCAAAGCAATAATTCTTGAGCGCATAGGTTTCCAAGTTGCCaacaataaagaaatttgAGAAAATGATTTTTCACCACCAGATAACGAATCAACGTTTCTTGCACTTTCATCATTTGGTGTTTTTACCATCATGTTTAATGTTTCAGtagaaaaatcaaaaactaGTCCACCAGTAAAATTTCTGAAACGTAGAGAAGCTTTGAAATCTGTGTCTGCAGCTAAACAAGTATCTTTTTTAGCATATTCTAATGCGTCGGTTCTTCTAGCAACCGATTTTGATAACAAATCGATTGCATTTCTAATATCCTTAATCTTGTTACTAGCTTCTTGAAACATGGATTTGGCTTCATCGTAAAACTGCAAAACCTCTTCTTGAGACATACCAATTGATTTTTCCGCATCTCTAATTTGCTTATCAATTCTAGATAGTTCAAACTCCACATCAGTATTGGTGTTTGGAACATCATCAGTAAAAGCCTGATCTCTTGTACAATATTCTGCCGCTGCTGTGGCGGTTTGGGTGATATATGATTCTGCCTTTTTTGtatcatttaaaagttcgccttttttttgacaGTAAACagctcttttttctttgtagCGACTTATTTTATCTATAATAGTGTCTACATAACCTTGTTTATCGTTAATTTCTTGTCTAATAGTATTGTATTCTTCTTGTGCAGTTGTCAATGCTTCTTTAGCCTCTACGTAATCACGCTTTAGTGGCTCATTAGCTTCtgttaatttcaaaatttcgGTATCCAAGTAGGTTACAGCCTGTTCAGCAACTGCTATCGAACGTTCTTGTGTTTCCAAATCTGCTTTAGATCTTTCTAGTTCATTTGTATCAACTACTCTTTCTAGATCTACTTCCAAAGCTGTagctttatttttcaaagcGGTAGCTTCATcgttcaattttttcatttctctTTTATGTTCTCTAATTTTTTGAGCACAGTTTTCAATCTTCACATCAAACTTATTAGCTAAATCACCAAGTCTTTTCTTGTCCTCTTCAATCAATTCTCTGAAATACGAAGCTTCACCATTTGTAGTGGAAGTTCTCATGGCCAACGGCCTTTgtgaataataaattgtatCTATTTTAAAAGCATTATAGACGTTTATAGAAGAAACCAAACCTGATTTGTGGTCCCTAATGGAAAGGACCTGCCTTACATTAGACGGATGGTCTTCTAGAAAAGATTTAGCTTTATTTCTGTcagaaattaaaacaacGGTTTCAATTTTGTTCATGTCCACAAAAGTGCATTCAATGGACTTTTCGCTAAAGCTCAAAGCATCAGCAATAGTAGGATATTCAGAAACGGCTTTGCCATCAGAATAGTCAAATATATCCATTTTCCGAGTGATAATACCTATATTTACCTTATTTCTTCTTGAAATATCGTTCAACAATCTTCTATCATCCTGATTAGAAACGacaaaagattttaaagtAGAGTCTAAAAGTTTCTGGATAGGCCTAGCCCAATCTCTTTGAAAACTCTCTTTGATAGTAACATGCAGGCCCAAGGGGCCAATCggtttttgtttaaatttgCCCTGTTGGTTAAGCTTTTCAATGTCAGCTAGAACCCTATGCATGTTGTTATCAAATGCACtgattaaattattattaccagaggcaatttttttcaattgtcTTTGGTTTTCGTTTATTGATTGAAGTAAAGTTTCCTTTTctctttgtttgttttcttGAAGTTGGATTTTATTGTCGTTAAATTCCCCAATTTCGACAGAATATTTATTCATCAATTCGTCAATACCCCTTTGGgtatttctaattttttcaagttCATTGTGTACggtttgttgtttttcatccgtatttttttgtaattgttCTTCTAAAGATTTAATAGTGGACTTTAATGTAGAAGCTAAGTTTTTATGGCTAGTTATAGTTTTGGTAGTctcaattttttctctaTTTTTAGATTCAATTTCGCTCAAGGCTTCTGAAAGCTTCAATTTAGTTTCGGTAAATATTTCTTGCCTTGAGGCCATAACATCATAATGTGGTTGTAATTGTTTGGA is drawn from Saccharomycodes ludwigii strain NBRC 1722 chromosome V, whole genome shotgun sequence and contains these coding sequences:
- the USO1 gene encoding Uso1p (similar to Saccharomyces cerevisiae YDL058W | USO1 | yUSOu - transport in Japanese), with amino-acid sequence MDIIQGFIQPPKQQTADDTIPTLCDAVENSTLISDRRSAVLGLKSFSRQYRETVIASGLKPLINTLKKDYEDLDTSRAILETLLILFIRGEGNQDLTRDWVSTQSRLQNGKYPSPLVMKQEIQTVDQFSLWIADALLQSPEVVKIIFYLMDSSNFHVKLYTIQILEALVATRPLRTRETIIAVPTAISQLVFLLNDPMDAVRDEAILLLMSVVNDNTHIQSLVAFENIFERLFTIISDEGGLRGSIVVNDSLALISNILKYNNSNQTLFFESGNVPQLAQLLSEPLEQGEKFYWNDQRISNVNTTLDIVRTLVVPGNSSTPSHQKQLFDFNILMIISSLAFYLKTPKEVRPNALITASDIIRDNESLQYEFSKIDVPYIDPSMPISAKNLKDGIEIYPSTKVLLSWALNINSVHFFEIRVSSLDFLKAYLGGSLEIQKSFVQSQIQEYQEGIAESDKSFNMFQTLLEYNPDLNLNPYKLFFSVELLIYLFHDDETGELKRISRSINSGSSEDSENMTSIQSLCELFLTYLSLRDIRISLSYLSLLAYWIFADFQADNDFLFSKANVNQFISLSTQSDDGNILIKCMIIMLLGISYEFCTKDSFIPRAEYHDTLLKMIGLDNYRFRVKQFVDNTLFVEAAEINFYSPGYDETGLPKIFFSPLFVDLIKKNFYQIQTALNRDPTVEPKEKLSFKVFEQTQSECAKLEKELNDSNTKNGREIDDLKNSLTILTKDYDELSENFNSLTTERKNLDNEMLRVKTELDKTLINLREITSEKNALMNNKLKNEKQKENLDKLLISKGQELEKMQKELTTVKSEKSKADDGINKMNRELMKLTKSSQALKDEIEELKATNEKLKKNYQKEIESLNKKITGKESDFDLEKRKVAELQNKLSRAEMEKNTLQRELDDLRPRFKSNDELVSKLTEKLKSLALNTKTISAEKESLLQQLKSFENTKNEQLVELQTKYDNLELEKNDLENERNDLLSSIDSFEEEIKVKTNQLKDKDTELNTSRLNNEMEISKLKEGLATESNKIEKNKSLYENSIKELEEKLASKEQEMENSLSQLKDTKCECDNLTIELKKISSEQKRVAGELEEKRAELDDLTTNLESKEENLKESTKKYQELQTTLDLQNKDYELKLSGATQKLTEKSDELNVIIENKVTLEKILDETKAKFVESDKGNKSEITKLKEIINVLQAKNETISKEKTDVESKLQESKKSVSDQLPILKQLEEENFELKRNLESMKNENIAHEKSNKGNEKLLSDLRATLDSLKEEKSQVEGKLNQVQTDLEKNKQEMQLLEKKSVKLEEDLAGLNEENNTIKKEAEKRKEEMKEHISKLAVLKDENSKHQQLLKDHESNMEKFKEENTNLVTEKESLAKKMSEEVMNLEEKVKKLQQDLKAKSQSFEKERKLLNEGSNSITQEYSEKITKLEEQIAKMEFEQADKNGKVEQDKVNLEECIKEKEKELEEFKSKLSQMTTNADNLEKELTAAKVENSSINLKNQEKWEELTKKFLMKKDDLEKKIIETKELETQLKSSQNLHLKMEDELKLLKEEKLVLDANLKRLEEDNKEKILNFETKFEQCEKNLDSTTKKIQSTEKELEELREKFNTKSEESANLQTELESTKKELERMKMLSSELECFKTKVSKKEAEIKEISLDRERYKASELTLEDQNGKLKQQLEELKTELTKQKELTKSIKEENAKKEAEFQGEINKINVELQSWKEKKVTDRTELDELMLLVDDLDETNKIYKEKLKALGQEFSSDEEVDDEDYSNDEDYSNDEETK
- the SMC6 gene encoding DNA repair protein SMC6 (similar to Saccharomyces cerevisiae YLR383W | SMC6 | Structural Maintenance of Chromosomes), producing the protein MPKRSIDEVNELNKTVQSLAAVEDEANQLPNKRVKKRYEFAMTQYESAAQDSVNDPKTFTPPGYIKKVILKNFMCHENFELEFGPRLNFIIGNNGSGKSAILTAITVCLGAKATTTNRGTSLKDLIKADCNTCKIIIVLSNEGLGGFRQDIYGNSIIIERTFKRDSSSNQYKLKTENGREVSSKKRELDEIVDYFSIPIMNPMCFLSQDAARSFLTASTPRDKYSHFMRGTLLEETANNLRTTISTIKSVEATIHLHNQNVKELYKEYKEAQALLSTINSSATLNERKRILQGKIYWLNVVENEKHLNELQSLSSKCNEKIMSMEQKENNLTYNMTRLKVDLEDLSKQLQPHYDVMASRQEIFTETKLKLSEALSEIESKNREKIETTKTITSHKNLASTLKSTIKSLEEQLQKNTDEKQQTVHNELEKIRNTQRGIDELMNKYSVEIGEFNDNKIQLQENKQREKETLLQSINENQRQLKKIASGNNNLISAFDNNMHRVLADIEKLNQQGKFKQKPIGPLGLHVTIKESFQRDWARPIQKLLDSTLKSFVVSNQDDRRLLNDISRRNKVNIGIITRKMDIFDYSDGKAVSEYPTIADALSFSEKSIECTFVDMNKIETVVLISDRNKAKSFLEDHPSNVRQVLSIRDHKSGLVSSINVYNAFKIDTIYYSQRPLAMRTSTTNGEASYFRELIEEDKKRLGDLANKFDVKIENCAQKIREHKREMKKLNDEATALKNKATALEVDLERVVDTNELERSKADLETQERSIAVAEQAVTYLDTEILKLTEANEPLKRDYVEAKEALTTAQEEYNTIRQEINDKQGYVDTIIDKISRYKEKRAVYCQKKGELLNDTKKAESYITQTATAAAEYCTRDQAFTDDVPNTNTDVEFELSRIDKQIRDAEKSIGMSQEEVLQFYDEAKSMFQEASNKIKDIRNAIDLLSKSVARRTDALEYAKKDTCLAADTDFKASLRFRNFTGGLVFDFSTETLNMMVKTPNDESARNVDSLSGGEKSFSQISLLLATWKPMRSRIIALDEFDVFMDQVNRTIGTKLIMEKLSSDNRTQTIIITPQDIGKIANLNGNSDDIRIHKMPDPQRHNNSTFYDKN